In Microbacterium foliorum, the following proteins share a genomic window:
- a CDS encoding primosomal protein N' produces the protein MTAESRRIARVLLDSPLPQLDRLFDYALPPELGDVPIGVRVRVPLRTAGRVIDGYVVEIDTEDDADRPLSEVESVVSPVPVLPERTYRLARRAADRAAGSASDVLRLVIPKRQVRVEKAWTADAPAPVPTDEAVADAASLLATYDHLEEVLDDAGRAAVEAIPVQHRGEPGWTALLASTATRMLAAGRSSILIVPDHRDLDLLLAALGSLVPPEAVVRYDSRQTNPDRYRSFLRSLEDAPCIVVGNRSAVYAPVRAGLVAVWDDGDPLLGEPLAPYINARDAALLRQEQEDSALLFVGHTRTTDVERLVAHGYLQDVRAARRVMPRVILSTPQEMDAPTAQRMPSSAFLSARNAAAEGPVLVQVSRPGFAPSLVCAECRAPARCAHCGGPLGAKHRGAVPVCAWCGRGARAWACPTCSSTKLRLASSGSERTADELGKAFPGVRVIVADSAHPVEHVADKPALVVATRGAEPLAEGGYRAVVLLDGPRMLQAPDLRIGEACLRWWSNAAALAAPGAPIHLVGVDGTIARALATWNQSGYARAELAERAPLHMPPAARVALVEGSAAAVGRALAALQELALPSDAVLGPVPIESDDYPPRVRALVRFEYGAGAKVAATLRAAVVAEAVSNRRGKGKSTRSTLSVRLDILDPEL, from the coding sequence ATGACGGCCGAGAGTCGTCGCATCGCGCGCGTTCTGCTGGACTCGCCGCTTCCCCAGCTCGACCGGCTCTTCGATTATGCGCTGCCGCCAGAGCTCGGAGACGTGCCGATCGGGGTGCGCGTGCGAGTGCCGCTCCGCACCGCCGGTCGGGTGATCGACGGGTACGTGGTCGAGATCGATACCGAGGACGACGCCGACAGGCCTCTCTCCGAGGTCGAGAGCGTCGTGTCGCCGGTGCCCGTGCTTCCGGAACGCACTTACCGGCTCGCCCGTCGCGCAGCCGACCGCGCGGCGGGGTCGGCGTCGGACGTGCTGCGTCTCGTCATCCCCAAGCGTCAGGTACGGGTCGAGAAGGCCTGGACCGCGGACGCACCGGCGCCCGTCCCGACCGATGAGGCCGTCGCCGACGCCGCCTCGCTCCTCGCCACGTACGACCACCTCGAGGAGGTCCTCGACGACGCGGGCAGGGCCGCGGTCGAGGCGATCCCGGTGCAGCACCGGGGCGAGCCGGGCTGGACGGCTCTGCTGGCCTCGACGGCGACGCGGATGCTTGCAGCCGGACGCTCCAGCATCCTGATCGTGCCGGATCATCGGGACCTCGATCTTCTGCTCGCCGCACTCGGGTCGCTCGTTCCGCCCGAGGCCGTCGTGCGATACGACTCACGGCAGACGAACCCCGATCGATACCGCTCGTTCCTCAGATCGCTCGAGGATGCTCCGTGCATCGTGGTCGGCAACCGCTCGGCCGTGTACGCGCCGGTGCGCGCCGGACTCGTCGCGGTGTGGGACGACGGCGATCCACTGCTCGGCGAACCGCTCGCGCCCTACATCAACGCCCGAGATGCCGCGCTGCTCCGCCAGGAGCAGGAGGACTCGGCTCTGCTGTTCGTCGGCCACACCCGCACGACGGACGTCGAACGCCTCGTCGCGCACGGATACCTGCAGGACGTGCGGGCCGCACGACGGGTGATGCCGAGGGTGATCCTGAGCACACCGCAAGAGATGGATGCGCCGACAGCGCAGCGGATGCCGTCGTCGGCGTTCCTCTCGGCACGCAACGCCGCAGCCGAGGGCCCGGTTCTCGTGCAGGTCTCGCGCCCCGGTTTCGCGCCGTCCCTCGTGTGTGCGGAGTGTCGCGCTCCGGCCAGATGCGCGCACTGCGGCGGGCCGCTGGGCGCCAAGCATCGCGGCGCCGTGCCCGTGTGCGCCTGGTGCGGCCGGGGTGCGCGCGCCTGGGCCTGCCCGACGTGTTCGTCGACCAAGCTGCGTCTCGCGTCGTCGGGAAGCGAGCGCACCGCCGACGAGCTGGGCAAGGCGTTCCCCGGCGTCCGCGTGATCGTCGCCGACAGCGCGCACCCGGTCGAGCACGTCGCCGACAAGCCGGCGCTCGTGGTCGCGACGCGCGGCGCCGAGCCGCTCGCCGAAGGGGGCTATCGCGCAGTGGTGCTGCTCGACGGTCCACGGATGCTCCAGGCACCGGATCTTCGCATCGGTGAGGCGTGTCTGCGGTGGTGGTCGAACGCGGCCGCGCTCGCTGCTCCGGGCGCGCCCATCCACCTCGTCGGAGTCGACGGCACGATCGCACGAGCGCTCGCGACCTGGAACCAGTCGGGCTACGCACGCGCTGAGCTGGCCGAGCGCGCGCCCCTGCACATGCCTCCGGCCGCGCGCGTCGCCCTGGTCGAGGGGTCCGCAGCGGCCGTCGGCCGTGCGTTGGCCGCTCTCCAGGAGCTCGCCCTGCCGTCTGACGCCGTCCTGGGCCCTGTGCCCATCGAGTCCGACGACTATCCGCCTCGCGTGCGCGCGCTCGTCCGATTCGAGTACGGCGCCGGAGCCAAGGTCGCGGCGACGCTGCGTGCGGCCGTCGTCGCCGAAGCCGTCAGCAATCGCCGAGGCAAGGGCAAGTCGACTCGGAGCACGCTCTCGGTTCGGCTCGATATCCTCGACCCAGAGCTCTGA
- the metK gene encoding methionine adenosyltransferase, producing MSALRLFTSESVTEGHPDKICDQISDSILDGLIAKDPGSRVAVETLVTTGLVHVAGEIRTEAYVDIPTIVRQVVNRIGYTSSDTGFDGDSCGVSISVGEQSTDIAHGVDNAQEHRDGSSVDPLDGLGAGDQGIMFGFATNETPQLMPMAAWTAHRIAERLAEVRRSGALPFLRPDGKTQVTLGYDGFTPKTVDAVVLSTQHHPEISQDELKAQVREHVIDPILETTGLDLDDITYYINPAGPFVTGGPKGDAGLTGRKIIIDTYGGAARHGGGAFSGKDPSKVDRSGAYATRWVAKNAVAAGLADRLEVQVAYAIGVARPVGLYVETFGTGKVSDEAITRAIDEVFDLRPQAIIEHLDLLRPIYAQTAAYGHFGRELPEFTWERTDRAEELRRAAGL from the coding sequence ATGAGCGCGCTGCGTCTGTTCACGTCCGAGTCCGTCACCGAGGGGCACCCAGACAAGATCTGCGACCAGATCTCGGACAGCATCCTCGACGGACTCATCGCGAAAGACCCCGGCTCACGCGTCGCGGTCGAGACGCTGGTGACCACCGGTCTCGTGCACGTCGCCGGCGAGATCCGCACCGAGGCGTACGTCGACATCCCGACCATCGTCCGACAGGTCGTCAATCGCATCGGCTACACGTCGAGCGACACCGGCTTCGACGGGGACTCCTGCGGCGTGAGCATCTCGGTGGGCGAGCAGTCGACCGACATCGCCCACGGCGTCGACAACGCCCAGGAGCACCGCGACGGCTCATCCGTCGATCCGCTCGACGGACTCGGTGCAGGCGACCAGGGCATCATGTTCGGCTTCGCCACGAACGAGACGCCCCAGCTGATGCCGATGGCCGCATGGACCGCGCACCGCATCGCCGAGCGTCTCGCCGAGGTCCGCCGCTCCGGCGCGCTGCCGTTCCTTCGCCCCGACGGCAAGACGCAGGTCACGCTCGGGTACGACGGCTTCACGCCCAAGACCGTCGACGCCGTCGTGCTGTCGACCCAGCATCACCCCGAGATCTCGCAGGACGAGCTCAAGGCGCAGGTGCGCGAGCACGTGATCGACCCGATCCTCGAGACCACAGGACTCGACCTCGACGACATCACCTACTACATCAATCCGGCGGGTCCCTTCGTCACCGGCGGACCCAAGGGCGACGCCGGTCTCACCGGACGCAAGATCATCATCGACACCTACGGCGGCGCCGCTCGCCACGGTGGCGGCGCGTTCAGCGGCAAGGATCCGTCGAAGGTCGACCGTTCGGGTGCCTATGCGACCCGCTGGGTCGCGAAGAACGCTGTCGCGGCAGGGCTCGCCGACCGTCTCGAGGTCCAGGTCGCATACGCGATCGGCGTCGCACGCCCGGTGGGTCTCTACGTCGAGACCTTCGGCACCGGCAAGGTGTCGGACGAGGCGATCACCCGCGCGATCGACGAGGTCTTCGATCTCCGTCCCCAGGCGATCATCGAGCACCTCGATCTGCTGCGCCCGATCTATGCGCAGACAGCCGCCTACGGTCATTTCGGCCGCGAGCTGCCGGAGTTCACCTGGGAGCGCACCGACCGCGCTGAAGAGCTGCGGCGCGCTGCAGGCCTCTGA
- the rpoZ gene encoding DNA-directed RNA polymerase subunit omega, whose amino-acid sequence MAGHHTNGIIDPPIDNLLDRVDSKYELVIYAAKRARQINDYYSDLHEGNLFDNVGPLVDSSVEDKPLTIALHEINEDKLRLRHAE is encoded by the coding sequence ATGGCCGGACACCACACCAACGGAATCATCGATCCCCCCATCGACAACCTGCTCGACCGCGTCGACTCGAAGTACGAGCTCGTCATCTACGCCGCCAAGCGCGCGCGCCAGATCAACGACTACTACTCCGACCTCCACGAGGGCAACCTGTTCGACAACGTCGGTCCGCTCGTCGACTCCTCCGTCGAGGACAAGCCGCTGACCATCGCTCTGCACGAGATCAACGAGGACAAGCTCCGCCTCCGTCACGCCGAGTGA
- the gmk gene encoding guanylate kinase, whose amino-acid sequence MAESRPVPEVDRAAAARKAVERRRARASLKRDLTTRVVTPQSVLERATADPDSVEGSMRITDFLLALPAIGAGKRDRILAELHISPVKRLGGLGVRQRVALSQWLDSRFPLLQPRGARSRLLVLAGPTAVGKGTVAAHIREHNPEIHLSVSATTRAPRPGEIDGVHYYFVDDAEFDRLIAEDELLEYAVVHNRSRYGTPRAPIDAALAAGKTVLLEIDLQGARQVRKAEPAATLIFLLPPTWDELVQRLVGRGTEGAEERARRLRTAKVELAAQNEFDHLIVNEDVAAAAAEVVELSSSSAR is encoded by the coding sequence GTGGCTGAGTCCCGTCCCGTCCCCGAGGTCGACCGTGCCGCCGCCGCCCGCAAAGCGGTCGAGCGGCGCCGTGCCCGTGCGTCCCTCAAGCGCGATCTGACGACGCGAGTCGTGACTCCCCAGTCTGTGCTCGAACGGGCCACTGCCGACCCCGACTCGGTCGAGGGCTCGATGCGCATCACGGACTTCCTGCTCGCTCTCCCCGCCATCGGTGCGGGAAAACGCGACCGGATCCTGGCGGAGCTGCACATCTCGCCGGTCAAGCGACTGGGGGGTCTCGGCGTCAGGCAGCGGGTGGCGCTCTCGCAGTGGCTCGACTCGCGCTTCCCGCTCCTGCAGCCGCGGGGCGCACGAAGCCGCCTCCTGGTGCTCGCCGGCCCGACCGCGGTGGGCAAGGGCACGGTCGCAGCCCATATCCGCGAGCACAACCCCGAGATCCATCTGTCTGTCTCGGCGACGACCCGTGCGCCGCGCCCGGGCGAGATCGACGGCGTGCACTACTACTTCGTCGACGACGCGGAGTTCGATCGGCTGATCGCCGAGGACGAGCTTCTCGAGTACGCGGTGGTGCACAACAGGTCGCGGTACGGAACGCCCCGCGCCCCGATCGATGCCGCACTGGCTGCAGGCAAGACGGTGCTGCTCGAGATCGACCTGCAGGGTGCCCGCCAGGTGCGCAAGGCCGAGCCGGCCGCGACGCTCATCTTCCTGCTGCCGCCGACCTGGGACGAACTGGTTCAGAGACTGGTCGGTCGAGGCACCGAGGGGGCCGAGGAACGTGCTCGCAGACTGCGCACCGCGAAGGTGGAACTCGCCGCACAGAACGAGTTCGATCACCTCATCGTGAACGAGGACGTCGCCGCTGCGGCCGCAGAGGTCGTAGAATTGTCTTCAAGCTCTGCGCGCTGA
- the pyrF gene encoding orotidine-5'-phosphate decarboxylase — protein MSARFGERVRAALAAHGPLCVGIDPHAALLTDWGLGHDASGVREFGLRTVEAAAGRAAIVKPQVSFFERFGSAGIAALEEVLAAARAAGLVVIADAKRGDIGSTMDAYAAAWLTPGSPLEADALTVNPFLGVGALDGAFALAEEHDKGLFVLAATSNPEAQTLQRSVSETGRAVSADIISVVSARNAEHTETGQWGSFGFVIGATVEWTDAGIAAFAPMAPILAPGFGTQGATPADLHRRFGSMSPAVIASESRSILSAGPAGLAAAIDARVAEYREVGRG, from the coding sequence GTGAGCGCACGCTTCGGCGAACGGGTCCGTGCCGCCCTCGCGGCGCACGGCCCGCTGTGCGTGGGAATCGACCCGCATGCGGCGCTGCTCACGGACTGGGGACTCGGTCACGACGCCTCCGGCGTCCGCGAGTTCGGGCTGCGCACCGTCGAGGCCGCCGCTGGCCGTGCCGCGATCGTGAAGCCGCAGGTGTCGTTCTTCGAGCGCTTCGGCTCCGCGGGTATCGCGGCCCTCGAGGAGGTGCTCGCGGCTGCGCGTGCGGCCGGACTCGTCGTCATCGCGGACGCGAAGCGCGGCGACATCGGCTCGACCATGGATGCGTATGCTGCGGCGTGGCTCACGCCGGGATCTCCGCTCGAGGCCGACGCCCTGACCGTGAACCCGTTCCTCGGGGTCGGTGCGCTCGACGGCGCCTTCGCCCTCGCCGAGGAGCACGACAAGGGCCTCTTCGTGCTCGCCGCCACGAGCAACCCCGAGGCGCAGACACTGCAGCGCTCGGTCTCCGAGACCGGCCGCGCCGTGTCAGCGGACATCATCTCGGTCGTCTCGGCACGTAACGCGGAGCACACGGAGACAGGCCAGTGGGGGAGCTTCGGCTTCGTCATCGGAGCGACCGTGGAGTGGACGGATGCCGGCATCGCCGCATTCGCCCCGATGGCACCCATCCTCGCTCCCGGTTTCGGCACGCAGGGTGCGACTCCGGCAGACCTCCACCGTCGGTTCGGCTCGATGAGCCCCGCGGTCATCGCGAGCGAGAGCCGCAGCATCCTCTCGGCCGGACCGGCCGGTCTCGCCGCCGCCATCGACGCACGCGTCGCAGAGTACAGGGAGGTCGGCCGTGGCTGA